The Bacteroides ovatus genomic interval TATTTGACTTCAACGAAAAGATGGACAAACTAATGGAGCATGAAGCTCCATGGGATAAAATTATCTTTGAATACTACATGAACTTTATCCCCTATTTCTCCAATCTGTTCAGTCCGTTGTTCGTATTCATTGCTGTTATTTTCTTTACCTCCAAACTGGCAGAAAACTCCGAAATTATTGCGATGTTCTCCACCGGTATGAGCTTTAAGAGGATGATGCGCCCTTACATGATTTCTGCCGCTATCATCGCCCTCGTCACTTTCACACTAAGTTCGTATGTGATTCCGAAAGGAAGTGTTACGCGTCTGAATTTTGAAGACCGGTATATCAAACCAAAGAAACAAAACTCGGTAAGCAATGTGCAGCTGGAAGTGGATAGCGGAGTGATTGCATATATCGACAACTATAACAACGCAATGAAAACCGGTAACCGCTTTTCATTGGACAAATTTGTGGATAAAAAGCTGGTTTCACATTTGACTGCACGACGGATTACCTACGATACCACCACCGTTCATAAATGGACGATCCACGATTATATGGTACGCGAACTGGATGGTTTAAAGGAAAAGATCACTAAGGGAGACCGGATAGACTCTATCATCAACATGGAACCTTCTGACTTTCTTATCATGAAAAACCAGCAGGAAATGCTGACCAGTCCCGAGTTAAGCGATTATATCGCCAAACAGAAACGAAGAGGATTTGCCAACATCAAGGAGTTTGAGATTGAATATCACAAACGAATCGCTATGTCGTTCGCCTCTTTCATCCTTACTATCATCGGTGTATCGCTTTCGTCCCGAAAAACGAAAGGCGGTATGGGGCTTCATCTGGGTATCGGATTAGGATTAAGTTTCTCTTATATCCTGTTCCAGACGATTACTTCCACCTTTGCCGTGAACGGAAATGTGCCGCCTGCCGTTGCAGTCTGGATTCCTAATATCCTTTATGCGGGTATCGCATTCTTCTTGTACCAGAAGGCACCTAAATAAAAGGTAGGCAAGCCTTCCGCAGTCTTCACGGATTCTATCCATAGATTGCCCTAAGGTTTTGGATGCACCGGATAAACGAAGAGTATAAAAGTAGAAGTTCCGCCTATTCTTGCTAATGCAAGTGTAGGCGGAACTTTTTTGTTGTATCCATTTCCTCTTTTGTCTATTCTCCATTATTTTCACCTGACGGTGATTTGGAAAATCCCTCTTTCTCCTTACATTCTTAAAATCGTTAACCGACTTCTTTTACATAAGCAGAAAGATCTGCAGCAGAGATGTTTTTGGCTATAATTACACCATTTCCATCCAATAAATAGTTAGTAAATCCCCGGTTTAAACGGTACTTCTTAAATAAACCGGAATCCTCGCCTTCTGTTTCCACGAAACAAGTGGGCGTAACTATTTGATCCTTACGAACGGTTTCCTTAAATATTGACTGATATTCGTCAAATGAAATAGAAACCATTTCCACATTATGAGAAGAACGAAGCGCATTGCTCAAACTTACATTTTGCATCCGGGACTGCGCGTCATAACTTGCCCAAAAACTTAGCAACACATATTTACCTTTCAAATTTCCCAATTTAAAGGCGGGTTGCCCGTTTGACGTAGATTCGATTTTAAAATCAGGGGCTACGTCACCCTCACTCAAACCTCCGGTAGGTTTGTCTTTCTCAACGAAAGCGGTCAAGGAACAAATCAGTAATACAACAAAAATCCATTTTACATGCTTCATGTAATTCGGTTTTAGTTAATACTATCCGGGACTGTCCTTAAACAGTGGTTTCTTCCCGAAACGTTGTCTTTTCAGGCATCAGGCGAAGAGGAATCCGCTGATTATCAGAGCCTTTATTTTTGAAACCGGGTGCAAAGGTAAGTAAATATTAAATTAACTTCCAAGCAAATAAGCAAAAATCTTACTTTTGGGGTATAACTTTTTATGTTATTTAGCATAAAAACGAACTTTTTTCTCTACTTTTGCAGCGTTAAAGTCTATTTTTTATGCAACCATCAAATACTGAATTGATTCTGATTCGAGTTACCGGCGAAGATCGCCCGGGACTGACTGCTTCCGTGACCGAAATCCTTGCCAAATATGATGCCACGATTCTTGATATCGGCCAGGCAGATATTCATAATACATTATCGCTGGGTATCCTGTTCAAGAGTGAAGAAAGACATTCCGGATTCATTATGAAGGAACTGTTGTTCAAGGCTTCTTCTCTGGGAGTGACCATCCGGTTTGAACCTATCACCACCGAGCAATATGAAAACTGGGTAGGTATGCAAGGGAAAAACCGTTATATCCTGACGGTTCTGGGACGCAAGCTTTCCGCCCGACAGATTTCTGCCGCTACAAGCATATTGGCCGAGCAGGGCATGAATATTGATGCTATCAAACGTCTGACAGGTCGTATCCCGTTGGATGAATGTCAGGCAGATGCACGCACCAGGGCTTGCATCGAATTTTCAGTGAGAGGTACTCCGAAAGATCGCATTGCGATGCAGGAGAAGCTGATGAAGTTGGCCAGCGAACTGGAAATGGACTTTTCTTTCCAACAGGATAATATGTACCGTCGTATGCGCCGTCTGATCTGTTTTGATATGGACTCTACATTAATCGAAACAGAGGTGATTGACGAACTGGCTATCCGTGCCGGTGTAGGCGACGAAGTAAAGGCCATCACAGAAAGCGCCATGCGTGGAGAAATAGACTTTACAGAGAGCTTTACCCGCCGTGTAGCACTATTGAAAGGGCTGGACGAATCGGTCATGCAGGAAATAGCCGAGAGTTTGCCTATCACAGAGGGCGTAGAACGGCTGATGTATGTATTGAAGAAGTACGGTTACAAAATCGCCATCCTTTCGGGAGGATTCACTTATTTCGGTCAATACCTGCAAAAGAAATACGGTATAGATTACGTCTATGCCAACGAACTGGAAATTATTGACGGCAAACTGACCGGACGTTACCTGGGAGATGTAGTAGACGGAAAACGGAAAGCCGAACTGCTCCGCCTCATTGCACAAGTGGAAAAGGTGGATATTGCACAGACCATCGCCGTAGGAGACGGAGCTAACGACCTCCCTATGCTAGGGGTTGCCGGACTGGGAATTGCTTTCCACGCAAAGCCTAAAGTGGTGGCAAATGCCAAGCAATCGATCAACACCATCGGACTGGATGGAGTGCTCTATTTCCTCGGATTCAAAGATTCTTACTTGAATATGTAATTAGACCAAAAAATAGATTATCTTTGCTGACAAATTAAATAAAAGAATGAAGTTTTCCGAACTACAATTAAATGCAAATGTGCTTGAGGCGCTTGATGCCATGCGATTTGACGAATGTACGCCTATACAGGAGCAGGCAATTCCAATCATACTTGAGGGTAAAGATTTGATCGCAGTAGCACAGACAGGAACAGGTAAAACGGCCGCGTTTCTACTGCCTGTATTGAATAAATTATCTGAAGGTAAACATCCGGAAGATGCGATTAATTGTGTCATCATGTCTCCTACCCGGGAATTGGCCCAACAGATCGACCAGCAAATGGAAGGGTTTTCCTATTTCATGCCGGTATCGAGTGTTGCCGTATACGGTGGAAATGATGGAATATTGTTCGAACAACAGAAAAAAGGACTCACTTTAGGAGCTGATGTTGTTATTGCTACTCCCGGACGTCTGATCGCCCATTTAAGCCTTGGATATGTAGATCTTTCCAAGGTTTCTTATTTTATTCTGGATGAAGCAGACCGGATGCTCGACATGGGATTCTATGAAGATATCATGCAAATTGCGAAATATCTGCCGAAGGAACGACAGACAATCATGTTTTCTGCAACAATGCCTGCAAAGATTCAGCAATTGGCAAACACAATCTTAAATAATCCGTCAGAGATAAAGCTCGCAGTTTCCAAACCTGCAGAAAAGATTATTCAGGCAGCATACGTTTGCTACGAAAATCAAAAGCTGGGAATCATACGCAGTCTTTTTATGGATGAAGTTCCGGAACGTGTGATTGTCTTTGCATCTTCTAAAATCAAGGTCAAGGAAGTAGCCAAGGCTTTGAAATCCATGAAACTGAACGTAGGGGAAATGCATTCGGATCTGGAACAGGCTCAACGGGAAACTGTTATGCATGAGTTTAAAGCCGGACGAATCAATATATTGGTAGCTACGGACATCGTTGCACGTGGTATAGATATCGATGATATCCGCCTGGTTATCAACTTCGACGTGCCTCACGACAGCGAAGACTATGTACACCGTATCGGACGTACAGCACGTGCCAACAATGATGGTGTAGCACTTACGTTCATCAGCGAGAAAGAACAAAGTAACTTCAAAAGTATTGAGAACTTTCTGGAAAAAGAGATTTATAAAATTCCTATTCCTGAAGAATTGGGAGAAGCTCCGGAATACAAACCGCGTTCTTTTAGCAAGGGCAAGGGTGGCAACTACAAAAGAAAAGATTTCCGGGGAAAAAGGAATAATAATAACGGAGGAAAGAGAAATAACCGTCCGTCTCCCCCCAGACAAAATTAAAGCAAGGCTTTTTTAATCCGGCACTATACGATCTGAATGTATGGTGCTTTTTTATTTGGATGAAGTGATAGTCAAATCTCCTTTAAAACTTACTTCCATATTTACAATGCTATATATGGAAGTTTCCGGAATGGCCAGGACAGCTTGATAATGAAAACCGTTCCGGTCTACTTTCATAAACTTTGTATCTGACAGGATGGATTGCTCCAGAAAATCGACAGGAAGTACTTTGTCAAACATCTGTTTGGTAACATCGCTGGCAAACAGGCTCTTTTTACCTTCATACACACAAATGTGCATCACATTATCATAGTATACATTATCCATGCTAATCCCGTCTTCGGAATAAGTCGTCTTGATGACTCTCATTTTAGAAGGATTAATATATACGTATGCGCGATAGCGAGTGCCATTATAGGTCACTACACTATCGCGTTTGGTTACTTCCGTATATGCCGGAATGACTAATTCCTGACGGACAAAATAGATTGAATCATTGGCATCTTCGGATTTATGCAACTTAATTACATCATCCGTTATGGAATGAAACCAGAATATATGTTCTGCCTGCTTATCAATCTTGTAATAAGTAGTATCATTTCCATAAGTATAAAGAGTATCCCGTATTATTTTAAATGCAATGGGAGTACTTTGTACATCTGCATAGTAGATAGTATCTCCTTCTACACGCATCAACGGGCTCTCCGTTTCATCGTCCAGCCAAATTCCCTGCAGTAGTCCTTTTGCACTAAGATCCTCTTTCTCTTGTTGAAGAGAATGGGGACTCTTATTGCCGCTACATGCCGCGAAAAAGATTGCCATTAACGATACAGCCACATTTTTCATCATCTATTTTAGTTTTTATATAAAGATACTCTTATTTTTTT includes:
- a CDS encoding LptF/LptG family permease, whose product is MKSNRFIKRLDWYIIKKFLGTYVFAIALIISIAVVFDFNEKMDKLMEHEAPWDKIIFEYYMNFIPYFSNLFSPLFVFIAVIFFTSKLAENSEIIAMFSTGMSFKRMMRPYMISAAIIALVTFTLSSYVIPKGSVTRLNFEDRYIKPKKQNSVSNVQLEVDSGVIAYIDNYNNAMKTGNRFSLDKFVDKKLVSHLTARRITYDTTTVHKWTIHDYMVRELDGLKEKITKGDRIDSIINMEPSDFLIMKNQQEMLTSPELSDYIAKQKRRGFANIKEFEIEYHKRIAMSFASFILTIIGVSLSSRKTKGGMGLHLGIGLGLSFSYILFQTITSTFAVNGNVPPAVAVWIPNILYAGIAFFLYQKAPK
- a CDS encoding DEAD/DEAH box helicase, which gives rise to MKFSELQLNANVLEALDAMRFDECTPIQEQAIPIILEGKDLIAVAQTGTGKTAAFLLPVLNKLSEGKHPEDAINCVIMSPTRELAQQIDQQMEGFSYFMPVSSVAVYGGNDGILFEQQKKGLTLGADVVIATPGRLIAHLSLGYVDLSKVSYFILDEADRMLDMGFYEDIMQIAKYLPKERQTIMFSATMPAKIQQLANTILNNPSEIKLAVSKPAEKIIQAAYVCYENQKLGIIRSLFMDEVPERVIVFASSKIKVKEVAKALKSMKLNVGEMHSDLEQAQRETVMHEFKAGRINILVATDIVARGIDIDDIRLVINFDVPHDSEDYVHRIGRTARANNDGVALTFISEKEQSNFKSIENFLEKEIYKIPIPEELGEAPEYKPRSFSKGKGGNYKRKDFRGKRNNNNGGKRNNRPSPPRQN
- a CDS encoding DUF4738 domain-containing protein, coding for MMKNVAVSLMAIFFAACSGNKSPHSLQQEKEDLSAKGLLQGIWLDDETESPLMRVEGDTIYYADVQSTPIAFKIIRDTLYTYGNDTTYYKIDKQAEHIFWFHSITDDVIKLHKSEDANDSIYFVRQELVIPAYTEVTKRDSVVTYNGTRYRAYVYINPSKMRVIKTTYSEDGISMDNVYYDNVMHICVYEGKKSLFASDVTKQMFDKVLPVDFLEQSILSDTKFMKVDRNGFHYQAVLAIPETSIYSIVNMEVSFKGDLTITSSK
- a CDS encoding thioredoxin-like domain-containing protein; amino-acid sequence: MKHVKWIFVVLLICSLTAFVEKDKPTGGLSEGDVAPDFKIESTSNGQPAFKLGNLKGKYVLLSFWASYDAQSRMQNVSLSNALRSSHNVEMVSISFDEYQSIFKETVRKDQIVTPTCFVETEGEDSGLFKKYRLNRGFTNYLLDGNGVIIAKNISAADLSAYVKEVG
- the serB gene encoding phosphoserine phosphatase SerB codes for the protein MQPSNTELILIRVTGEDRPGLTASVTEILAKYDATILDIGQADIHNTLSLGILFKSEERHSGFIMKELLFKASSLGVTIRFEPITTEQYENWVGMQGKNRYILTVLGRKLSARQISAATSILAEQGMNIDAIKRLTGRIPLDECQADARTRACIEFSVRGTPKDRIAMQEKLMKLASELEMDFSFQQDNMYRRMRRLICFDMDSTLIETEVIDELAIRAGVGDEVKAITESAMRGEIDFTESFTRRVALLKGLDESVMQEIAESLPITEGVERLMYVLKKYGYKIAILSGGFTYFGQYLQKKYGIDYVYANELEIIDGKLTGRYLGDVVDGKRKAELLRLIAQVEKVDIAQTIAVGDGANDLPMLGVAGLGIAFHAKPKVVANAKQSINTIGLDGVLYFLGFKDSYLNM